The Brasilonema sennae CENA114 genome includes a region encoding these proteins:
- a CDS encoding peptidylprolyl isomerase, whose product MSPTITVTNEEILEQVKLTCKIPEITEAIMTRKFIERTVVEVGIKVETEELQKAADQFRLVYQLQSAEETWKWLDKYSLSLDDLEHIAYTNLISGKLAIHLFENKVEPYFFEHYLDYFGVAMYEVILDDEDLAIELFYAIQEGEMSFSDVAHKYIQNTELRRKGGYRGVVRRKDLKPEVSTAVFAVKSPQLLKPILTSKGVHLIFVEELIQPTLDDKLRTNILSDLFSEWLRQEVQKDKAI is encoded by the coding sequence ATGTCACCAACTATCACCGTTACTAACGAAGAGATTCTTGAGCAAGTCAAGCTAACTTGTAAAATTCCCGAGATAACCGAAGCAATTATGACACGCAAATTTATTGAAAGAACTGTAGTAGAAGTGGGTATAAAAGTAGAGACTGAGGAACTTCAAAAAGCAGCAGATCAATTCCGATTAGTTTATCAACTTCAGAGTGCTGAAGAGACCTGGAAATGGTTAGATAAATATAGTCTTTCTTTGGATGATTTAGAACATATAGCTTATACCAATCTCATTTCTGGGAAGTTAGCAATACATTTGTTTGAAAATAAAGTTGAACCTTACTTTTTTGAACATTATCTTGATTATTTTGGTGTAGCGATGTATGAAGTTATCCTAGATGATGAAGACTTAGCAATAGAACTCTTCTATGCTATTCAGGAAGGTGAGATGAGTTTTTCTGATGTTGCTCACAAATACATCCAAAATACAGAATTACGCCGGAAAGGGGGATATCGGGGAGTAGTGCGCCGCAAGGATTTAAAGCCGGAAGTTTCTACTGCTGTTTTTGCTGTTAAATCTCCCCAGCTTCTCAAGCCAATTTTGACTTCTAAGGGAGTACATCTGATTTTTGTAGAGGAACTTATTCAACCGACGTTAGATGACAAGCTACGCACTAATATCTTGTCCGATTTATTTTCTGAATGGCTAAGACAAGAAGTACAAAAAGATAAAGCGATTTAA
- a CDS encoding HlyD family efflux transporter periplasmic adaptor subunit: MPNILNGRVPSQIPKDEQRNEFNELNGQLSFQINKDEQPAKNLLSQTPILLTDDWSDLTKGSLDSFPKVWTRGLLYFLVIFVSIILPWAMLFKVDETGMARGRLEPKGKTVRLDAAVPGTVAEIRVKEGELVKNGQTLLVLESELVQAELRQVKDKLEGQSNRLSQLNLLKNQLVVALTTQAQQNQAQELEKQAQVDQARQNLNTIRNSSDLKKKEKLAQVNQVKQALQYGQTANKLVENNLVSTRREVERYRQLFKKGVVPEIKFVEKQDIEQEKQKIHEQTKSDIEQAKLRLAEQQSSYEQNIRQADADIAQAELQLKERERGYQTLTHSSKLAILKTEEPLKNLETEMTGLQAEIAQTKSQVQSLEFQIGQRILKAPESGTVFKLPIQKAGSVVQTGTMIAEIAPLSSPLIIRAQMPTTESGSLRQGLPVKLKFDAYPFQDYGVVEGELVKISPTTVEVDTPNGKVAAYDLEITLKQHCIPTPNKCIALHPGDTATAEVIVRQRRIIDFLLDPFKKLQQGGVKL, encoded by the coding sequence ATGCCAAATATACTGAATGGACGGGTTCCGTCCCAAATTCCTAAAGATGAACAGCGCAATGAATTCAATGAATTAAATGGACAGCTTTCTTTCCAAATCAATAAGGATGAGCAGCCTGCTAAAAATTTGCTTTCTCAAACACCAATTTTATTAACTGATGATTGGTCTGATTTAACAAAGGGTTCACTTGATAGTTTTCCTAAAGTTTGGACAAGGGGATTATTGTATTTTTTGGTGATATTTGTCTCTATCATTTTACCTTGGGCAATGCTGTTTAAGGTGGATGAAACAGGTATGGCTAGAGGACGGCTTGAGCCTAAGGGAAAAACCGTTAGGCTAGATGCTGCTGTCCCAGGAACAGTAGCGGAAATTCGTGTCAAGGAAGGTGAATTGGTTAAGAATGGACAAACTTTATTGGTACTGGAATCAGAATTAGTTCAAGCAGAATTACGCCAGGTAAAGGATAAGTTAGAGGGGCAATCAAATCGACTTTCGCAGTTGAATTTATTGAAGAATCAGTTAGTTGTAGCTTTGACCACTCAAGCTCAACAAAATCAAGCTCAAGAGTTGGAAAAGCAGGCTCAAGTTGACCAAGCACGGCAGAATCTTAATACTATAAGAAATTCCTCGGATTTAAAAAAGAAAGAAAAACTGGCTCAAGTCAATCAGGTAAAGCAAGCTCTCCAGTATGGTCAAACGGCTAATAAGTTAGTAGAGAATAATTTGGTGAGTACCCGGCGCGAGGTTGAACGTTATCGCCAGCTTTTCAAGAAAGGAGTTGTTCCAGAAATTAAGTTTGTAGAAAAGCAAGATATAGAGCAAGAAAAACAAAAGATCCATGAACAAACTAAATCAGATATTGAACAAGCTAAGTTACGTTTAGCAGAACAACAAAGTAGTTATGAACAAAATATTCGGCAAGCAGATGCGGATATTGCCCAGGCTGAGTTGCAGTTGAAAGAACGGGAAAGGGGTTATCAAACTTTGACTCATTCTAGTAAGCTTGCTATCCTAAAAACTGAAGAGCCACTAAAGAATTTGGAAACAGAAATGACAGGGCTACAGGCAGAAATTGCTCAAACAAAGAGTCAAGTTCAATCCCTAGAGTTTCAAATCGGACAACGAATTTTAAAAGCTCCAGAAAGTGGTACAGTATTTAAGTTACCGATTCAAAAAGCTGGTTCTGTAGTCCAAACAGGGACAATGATTGCGGAGATTGCACCCCTAAGTTCGCCTTTAATAATTAGGGCGCAAATGCCGACAACTGAAAGTGGTTCTTTGCGTCAAGGATTACCTGTTAAGTTGAAGTTTGATGCTTATCCTTTTCAGGATTACGGCGTAGTAGAAGGTGAATTAGTGAAAATTTCTCCGACGACTGTAGAAGTGGACACGCCTAATGGTAAAGTGGCAGCTTATGACTTAGAAATTACCCTAAAACAGCATTGTATTCCCACGCCTAATAAATGTATCGCTTTGCATCCTGGGGATACAGCGACGGCTGAAGTCATTGTGCGCCAGCGCCGGATTATTGATTTTCTACTTGATCCGTTTAAGAAGTTGCAACAGGGTGGAGTCAAATTATAA
- a CDS encoding peptidase domain-containing ABC transporter, producing the protein MVQNLSEQWISLQQLNNILKYSVSDEEGKCCLQESKLLNPKVGKFWQGTEAEAGIYIVMTGKVRLLDEAGELIATLETGASFGEFTLFPDAKFQPYGARASVNLQLCFVPSEVLSPLMTKYPQIRQHLYEQARGRNSLLVDSDKLPVTVVESQVEAKTSSLSMPAAETKPQKKISKAYFPNPTQRVGHLLRHVTKRYPFFAQQSASDCGAACLIMVSRYWGKSFSINRLRDIANVDRNGASLRGLSVAAESIGFATRPVKASLDQLAKQKLPAIVHWEGKHYIVIYEITKKRVIVTDPAIGQRTLSHAEFKANWTGYTLLLQPTAFLKDAKETTTPFWQFFELMKPHGLVMLEVFIASVFIQIFGLITPLFTQLIFDRVVVQRSELTLTAVGLGLLIFSLFRVAMTGLRQYLLDHTANKVDLALIVAFIRHTLRLPLTFFESRYVGDIISRVQENRKIQRFLSGEALSILLDLLTVFIYLGLMFWYSWKMALLSLLVIPPFALLALIATPFLQKISREIFNALASESSYLIEVLTGVRTVKSTAVEQTVRWHWEELLDKEIKTNFSGQVISNRLQIFSNTIQAVITTVMLWFGAHLVIQNELTIGQLVAFNMLLDNIISPFQRLTVLWNQLQEVLIATERINDVLDTEPEEDLQHQARQSLPPIQGDIRFENVTFRYHPESDVNVLENLNFHVKPGQMIALVGRSGSGKTTISKLVLGLYPSTQGKVLIDGQDISSISLRSLRHQVGVVDQDTFLFGGTIRENISLGHPGATLEHIIEAAKLAGADEFIKKMPMGYETQIGEGGGLLSGGQRQRIAIARALLGNPKLLIFDEATSHLDTESESIIQRNLNTILKGRTTLVIAHRLSTVRNADLILVLDKGMLIESGTHQALMAKRGHYFYLNQQQLNAVG; encoded by the coding sequence ATGGTGCAAAATCTATCTGAGCAGTGGATTAGTCTGCAACAGTTGAACAACATTTTGAAGTATTCTGTTTCGGACGAAGAAGGGAAGTGCTGCCTTCAAGAATCTAAATTGCTAAACCCAAAAGTCGGAAAGTTTTGGCAAGGAACTGAGGCTGAAGCTGGTATCTACATTGTGATGACTGGTAAGGTGAGGTTGCTAGACGAGGCTGGTGAATTAATAGCCACTCTGGAAACGGGCGCTTCCTTTGGGGAATTTACCCTATTTCCAGATGCTAAGTTTCAGCCTTATGGAGCTAGGGCGAGTGTAAATTTGCAATTATGCTTTGTTCCATCTGAGGTGTTGTCGCCCTTGATGACTAAGTATCCTCAAATCCGGCAGCATTTGTATGAGCAAGCGCGTGGGCGTAATTCCCTGTTAGTGGACTCTGATAAACTCCCAGTGACGGTTGTTGAGTCTCAAGTGGAGGCTAAAACAAGTAGTTTGTCAATGCCAGCCGCAGAGACAAAACCCCAAAAAAAGATAAGCAAGGCTTACTTTCCAAATCCCACACAACGAGTTGGACACTTGTTGCGGCACGTAACTAAACGCTATCCATTTTTTGCTCAACAGAGTGCATCAGACTGCGGTGCAGCTTGTTTGATAATGGTGTCTCGTTATTGGGGAAAAAGCTTTAGTATTAATCGCTTGCGGGACATCGCCAATGTTGACCGTAATGGGGCCTCACTACGGGGGTTATCAGTGGCAGCAGAAAGTATTGGATTTGCCACACGACCAGTCAAAGCTAGTCTTGACCAATTGGCTAAGCAAAAACTGCCTGCGATTGTTCATTGGGAAGGCAAGCACTACATCGTTATTTATGAAATCACCAAAAAACGCGTAATTGTCACAGATCCTGCGATTGGTCAACGCACCCTTAGCCACGCAGAATTTAAAGCCAACTGGACTGGCTATACACTACTGCTGCAACCCACAGCCTTTTTAAAGGATGCCAAAGAGACTACAACTCCCTTTTGGCAATTCTTTGAGTTGATGAAGCCTCATGGGTTGGTGATGCTGGAAGTGTTTATCGCTTCTGTATTTATCCAGATATTTGGACTAATTACCCCCCTATTCACTCAGTTAATTTTTGATCGAGTCGTAGTGCAGCGTTCTGAACTAACCTTGACAGCCGTAGGGTTAGGGTTGCTGATTTTTAGTCTCTTCCGCGTGGCGATGACAGGGTTGCGGCAATATCTACTTGACCACACAGCAAATAAGGTAGATTTAGCACTCATTGTTGCCTTTATTCGCCATACCTTGCGGCTACCCTTGACTTTCTTTGAGTCCCGTTATGTGGGGGATATTATCTCTCGTGTCCAGGAAAACCGTAAAATTCAACGTTTCCTTTCAGGTGAAGCGTTATCTATCCTGCTAGATTTACTAACTGTGTTTATCTATCTGGGATTGATGTTTTGGTATAGCTGGAAAATGGCGTTGTTGTCGTTGCTGGTCATACCACCTTTCGCCTTGCTGGCATTGATTGCCACACCTTTTCTACAGAAAATTTCGCGAGAAATCTTTAATGCTTTGGCGTCGGAGAGTAGTTATCTGATTGAAGTCCTAACTGGTGTACGGACAGTTAAATCTACAGCGGTGGAACAAACAGTGCGTTGGCATTGGGAGGAATTATTAGATAAAGAGATAAAAACTAACTTTTCGGGACAAGTTATCAGCAATCGCTTGCAAATTTTCAGCAACACAATTCAAGCAGTGATAACTACCGTCATGCTGTGGTTTGGTGCACACTTGGTGATTCAAAACGAGCTAACAATTGGGCAATTGGTAGCATTTAATATGCTGTTGGATAATATTATTAGTCCCTTCCAACGATTAACGGTGTTGTGGAATCAATTGCAGGAAGTGCTGATTGCAACCGAACGCATTAATGATGTGTTGGATACGGAACCTGAAGAGGATTTGCAGCACCAAGCGCGACAATCTTTACCACCAATTCAGGGTGACATTCGGTTTGAAAACGTGACATTTCGCTATCACCCAGAAAGCGATGTCAATGTTTTGGAAAATCTGAATTTTCACGTCAAACCTGGGCAAATGATAGCGCTGGTGGGACGTAGTGGTTCTGGGAAAACTACCATTTCTAAGTTGGTTTTGGGGTTATATCCCTCTACACAAGGTAAAGTGTTGATTGATGGACAGGATATTAGCAGTATTTCTCTACGTTCCTTACGTCACCAAGTTGGCGTTGTTGACCAAGATACCTTTTTGTTTGGTGGAACGATTCGAGAAAATATTAGCTTAGGGCATCCTGGGGCAACTTTGGAACACATTATTGAGGCTGCAAAGTTAGCAGGGGCTGACGAGTTTATTAAAAAAATGCCTATGGGTTACGAAACCCAGATTGGTGAAGGTGGAGGATTGTTGTCTGGTGGACAGCGACAGCGAATTGCTATAGCCCGTGCACTATTAGGCAATCCCAAATTGTTAATTTTTGATGAGGCTACCTCTCATCTGGATACAGAGTCGGAAAGCATTATTCAGAGGAATTTGAACACAATTCTTAAGGGGCGAACCACATTGGTTATTGCTCATCGTCTTTCGACTGTGCGAAATGCAGATTTGATTTTGGTACTAGATAAGGGCATGTTGATTGAGAGTGGAACTCACCAAGCATTGATGGCGAAACGAGGACATTATTTTTACCTCAATCAACAGCAGTTGAATGCAGTAGGGTAA
- a CDS encoding helix-turn-helix domain-containing protein: MSQQNNQLTCKGSALVESQILTPFQRKLLQKNLEEDLPNQYRRRIQIMLLADQGKSQAEICESLGCCPATVRHWTHIARSGMAHQWQDCPIGRPKAVNEAYSERLKELFSHSPRDYGYSFRRWTTSWLQKHLAKEFGIEVSNRHIKRLLKQMGLSTRPKPSHVSEATTEKPKNSKILIHDLQSENMSDDTGFLALNLATLGTD, from the coding sequence ATGTCACAGCAGAATAATCAACTTACTTGCAAAGGCAGCGCTTTGGTCGAATCTCAAATATTAACACCTTTTCAGCGCAAACTGCTGCAAAAAAATTTGGAAGAAGATTTGCCTAACCAATACCGCCGGCGCATTCAAATTATGCTGCTAGCAGATCAGGGAAAGTCTCAAGCTGAAATTTGTGAGAGTTTAGGGTGTTGTCCGGCTACAGTGCGACATTGGACGCATATAGCCCGTAGTGGAATGGCTCACCAATGGCAAGATTGTCCAATTGGTCGTCCGAAAGCAGTGAACGAGGCATATTCAGAACGTTTGAAAGAATTGTTTAGCCATAGTCCCCGCGATTATGGTTATTCTTTTAGACGGTGGACAACTTCCTGGCTTCAGAAACATCTGGCGAAAGAATTTGGGATTGAGGTGAGTAATCGCCATATCAAGCGACTGCTCAAACAGATGGGATTATCTACTCGACCAAAACCCAGTCATGTCTCGGAAGCCACAACTGAAAAGCCTAAAAATTCCAAAATATTAATTCACGACCTTCAATCCGAAAACATGTCGGATGATACTGGATTTCTGGCTCTTAACTTAGCAACCTTAGGTACGGACTGA
- a CDS encoding ABC transporter ATP-binding protein, with the protein MAKLELQNLNKTYTSKIIPVKDVSLTVDDNEFLTLLGPSGCGKSTTLRMIAGLEEPTRGRIFLGDEDITFKQPGDRNMAMVFQSYALYPHMSVYENLASGLKLKKTPRTEIEQRVTEVSKLLGLEELLQRKPGQLSGGQRQRVAVGRALVRRAQVYLLDEPLSNLDALLRERVRADIKQIFAAQKAPVVYVTHDQTEAMTLSTKVAVLNDGLIQQLDPPERIYNQPANLFVAGFVGSPQMNLLTLPCKGRSAILGDANILLPDIPTVPPEIILGIRPENVRIAQPDDRQVIQGQVYLVENLGMHNLVSVRVATAETEPLTIRALLPPEQKWNNEEIRLALPPQNIHWFDVKSGDALK; encoded by the coding sequence ATGGCGAAACTGGAACTACAAAACTTAAATAAGACTTATACTTCCAAAATCATTCCAGTTAAAGATGTGAGTTTAACTGTAGATGACAATGAATTTCTGACTTTACTCGGTCCGAGTGGCTGCGGTAAGTCTACGACACTGCGAATGATTGCAGGGTTGGAGGAACCGACTCGTGGTCGGATATTTCTTGGGGATGAGGATATTACATTTAAGCAACCAGGCGATCGCAACATGGCGATGGTGTTTCAAAGCTATGCGCTTTATCCCCATATGTCCGTGTACGAAAATCTAGCTTCTGGACTAAAGCTGAAAAAAACTCCTCGCACTGAAATTGAACAGCGAGTCACGGAAGTTTCAAAACTTTTGGGATTAGAAGAATTATTACAGCGTAAACCTGGTCAATTATCCGGGGGACAAAGACAGCGAGTCGCCGTCGGTCGGGCCTTAGTGCGTCGCGCCCAAGTTTACTTGCTAGATGAACCACTCAGTAACCTAGATGCACTCCTGCGGGAACGAGTCCGCGCAGATATAAAACAAATATTTGCCGCCCAAAAAGCCCCAGTAGTCTACGTGACTCACGACCAAACAGAAGCAATGACGCTTTCAACAAAAGTCGCTGTCCTCAACGACGGACTGATTCAGCAACTCGACCCACCAGAACGCATTTATAACCAACCAGCTAATTTATTTGTAGCTGGATTTGTTGGCAGTCCGCAAATGAATTTGCTTACCCTACCTTGTAAGGGACGTTCTGCAATCTTAGGTGATGCAAACATACTTTTGCCAGATATACCAACAGTACCACCAGAAATTATCTTAGGTATTCGTCCAGAAAACGTCCGCATTGCACAACCTGATGATAGACAGGTTATCCAAGGACAAGTGTATCTGGTGGAAAACTTGGGTATGCATAACTTGGTGAGTGTGCGTGTTGCAACTGCTGAAACAGAACCGTTGACCATACGTGCATTGTTACCCCCAGAGCAAAAATGGAATAACGAAGAAATTAGATTAGCTTTACCGCCCCAGAATATCCACTGGTTTGATGTGAAATCAGGTGACGCACTCAAGTAA
- a CDS encoding carbohydrate ABC transporter permease codes for MTVHQENLTKNSKPKTKVKKSWQNILLWIVVALVVVFCLAPAMWQVLTSFKVNQDISKVPTIYFPSRITLNHYTELFTRRPFLRYILNSAFVSVVSTVLSLVMGAPAAYALARLRPWGGRVILAGILIVTLFPGILLFLGLLEIIQKLHLGNNYLALIIPYTAINLPLTILVLRSFFEQLPKDLEDSARVDGYNTLQMLIQILIPMTLPALVTTGILTFIFAWNEFIFSLTFITREEMKTIPVAAAQLGGATVFEIPYGPIAAATVIGTLPLVLLVLFFQRKIIQGLTAGAVKG; via the coding sequence ATGACGGTTCATCAGGAAAACTTGACGAAAAATTCTAAACCAAAAACAAAAGTAAAAAAATCTTGGCAAAATATTTTGCTTTGGATAGTAGTTGCCCTAGTAGTCGTTTTCTGCTTAGCACCAGCAATGTGGCAAGTACTAACTTCATTCAAAGTGAATCAAGATATTTCAAAAGTCCCTACCATTTATTTTCCCTCTCGAATCACTCTCAATCACTACACGGAATTATTCACTCGTCGTCCGTTTTTGCGCTACATATTAAATAGTGCCTTTGTCTCAGTTGTTTCTACGGTTTTGTCTTTAGTTATGGGTGCACCTGCTGCTTACGCTTTAGCACGGTTGCGTCCTTGGGGTGGCAGAGTTATCCTTGCAGGTATTCTGATTGTGACTTTGTTTCCAGGAATTTTATTATTCTTGGGACTTTTGGAAATTATCCAAAAGTTACATCTAGGGAACAACTATTTAGCCCTGATTATTCCCTACACTGCTATCAACTTACCATTAACAATTTTAGTGTTACGTAGCTTTTTTGAGCAGTTACCAAAAGACTTAGAAGATTCTGCAAGAGTGGATGGTTATAACACTTTGCAAATGTTAATACAAATCTTAATACCTATGACACTTCCTGCATTGGTAACGACGGGAATTCTGACATTTATTTTTGCCTGGAATGAGTTTATCTTTTCTCTGACGTTTATTACCCGTGAAGAGATGAAAACAATTCCTGTTGCAGCAGCACAATTAGGTGGTGCTACAGTTTTTGAAATTCCCTATGGTCCGATTGCAGCAGCAACCGTGATAGGAACATTGCCCTTAGTTTTACTGGTTTTGTTCTTTCAGCGCAAGATTATTCAAGGTTTGACTGCTGGTGCTGTTAAGGGATAA
- a CDS encoding carbohydrate ABC transporter permease, whose translation MTNLQTIRSREQRTAWIFLVPALLLLLFVFGYPIVRAFWLSFFTQNLATNLQPVFSGFSNYVRMSGDGRFWQSFGTTTVFTFATVLLELLLGLGIALVLNRQFFGRGVVRTIAILPWALPTALIGLAWAWIFNDQFGVVNDILMRLGLIKSGINWLGDPTLAMIAVIIGDVWKTTPFISILLLAGLQSISPDLYEAHAIDGATRWQSFYQITLPLLIPQILIATLFRFAQAFGVYDLIAVMTGGGPGGATEVVSLYIYSTIMRYLDFGYGAALVVCTFLLLVAAVIIASFLLKKSRVNTF comes from the coding sequence ATGACTAATCTACAAACAATCAGAAGTCGAGAACAACGAACAGCGTGGATTTTCTTGGTACCTGCGTTGCTGTTACTGTTGTTTGTCTTTGGATATCCAATAGTTCGTGCTTTTTGGTTAAGTTTCTTTACCCAAAATTTAGCAACAAATCTGCAACCCGTCTTTTCTGGTTTTAGCAATTATGTACGGATGTCGGGGGATGGTCGTTTTTGGCAGAGTTTCGGAACGACAACAGTATTTACTTTTGCAACAGTGTTGCTAGAGTTACTGTTGGGATTAGGTATAGCTTTAGTGTTGAACAGGCAGTTTTTTGGCAGGGGTGTGGTGCGTACAATTGCTATCCTACCTTGGGCTTTACCTACTGCTCTTATTGGTCTTGCTTGGGCTTGGATTTTCAATGATCAGTTTGGAGTTGTCAATGATATTTTAATGCGGCTAGGCTTGATTAAAAGTGGAATTAACTGGTTAGGAGACCCGACATTGGCAATGATAGCCGTGATAATTGGAGATGTCTGGAAAACGACTCCGTTTATCAGTATCTTATTATTAGCTGGTTTGCAGTCGATTTCACCCGACTTATACGAAGCTCATGCAATTGATGGTGCAACACGTTGGCAAAGCTTCTATCAAATTACCCTCCCTTTGTTGATACCGCAAATCCTCATCGCCACATTGTTTCGGTTTGCTCAAGCTTTTGGAGTTTATGACTTGATTGCTGTAATGACTGGGGGTGGTCCAGGTGGTGCAACGGAAGTGGTGTCGCTGTATATTTATTCTACCATCATGCGCTACTTAGATTTTGGATACGGAGCAGCTTTGGTTGTTTGTACGTTCCTGTTACTAGTTGCAGCGGTAATTATTGCTAGTTTTTTGCTCAAAAAATCTCGTGTAAATACCTTTTAA
- a CDS encoding ABC transporter substrate-binding protein, with protein sequence MSKIQKIKQKLKKLRSLKWRTGILFAVLLGMILLSIPKAIPQEPVVLNLLMTAPDAQPWKQGIVKDFEEKNPGIRINIVEGPNSTNLLEDLYTSAFILGDSPYDLVNMDVIWTPKFAAAGWLLDLSDRLTKTELAAFSPKDVEGGRYEGKLYRIPVRSDAGVFYYREDLLKGAGFKPPETFADVVKISKSLKEQQKVNWGYLWQGRQYEGSAAMFVEVLQGFGGFWVKPDTLEVGLDKPETVKAIAFLKDTIKEGISPPGVTTYIEEDTRRIFQSGQAAFLRSWPYVWPLANAQDSPLKGKIGIKPMVATPGNSGGGCLGGWGLGIAKLSKHPKEAWKAIQFFTSEEAQRQFILKAGFVPSRRSLFIDPQIVSKYPYYPELLKIADKAILRPSIAQYAQASDILQRYLSAALTNRMTPESAMQAAASETRQLLKAKG encoded by the coding sequence ATGTCTAAAATCCAAAAAATAAAACAAAAGCTGAAAAAATTACGAAGCCTCAAATGGCGCACAGGAATATTATTTGCTGTTCTACTGGGCATGATCTTGCTTTCCATTCCAAAAGCCATACCGCAAGAACCAGTTGTCCTAAATCTGCTGATGACTGCTCCTGATGCTCAACCTTGGAAGCAAGGCATCGTCAAAGATTTTGAAGAAAAAAATCCAGGTATTCGTATTAATATTGTTGAAGGTCCCAATTCGACGAATTTACTAGAAGACCTTTATACTTCAGCATTTATTTTGGGAGATTCTCCTTATGATTTGGTCAACATGGATGTTATTTGGACACCCAAATTTGCTGCAGCAGGATGGTTGTTAGATTTGAGCGATCGCCTCACAAAAACAGAATTAGCAGCATTCTCACCCAAAGATGTAGAAGGCGGACGTTACGAAGGTAAACTCTACAGAATTCCTGTGCGAAGCGATGCTGGAGTCTTCTACTACCGCGAAGACTTACTCAAAGGGGCAGGTTTTAAACCACCAGAAACATTCGCAGACGTAGTGAAAATTTCTAAGTCCTTAAAAGAGCAACAAAAAGTTAATTGGGGTTACCTTTGGCAAGGTCGCCAGTATGAAGGTTCAGCTGCTATGTTTGTGGAAGTTTTGCAAGGTTTTGGTGGATTTTGGGTGAAGCCTGATACTTTAGAAGTAGGGCTAGATAAACCAGAGACAGTAAAAGCGATCGCCTTTCTCAAAGACACAATTAAAGAAGGAATTTCTCCGCCTGGAGTCACAACATATATAGAAGAAGATACCAGACGCATATTTCAAAGTGGTCAAGCAGCATTTTTACGCAGTTGGCCTTATGTTTGGCCCTTAGCAAATGCTCAAGATTCTCCTCTAAAAGGTAAAATTGGCATTAAACCAATGGTTGCTACCCCTGGAAATAGTGGAGGAGGATGTTTAGGTGGTTGGGGTTTGGGAATTGCTAAATTATCAAAACATCCTAAAGAAGCTTGGAAAGCAATTCAATTTTTTACCAGTGAAGAAGCACAGCGCCAGTTTATTTTGAAAGCGGGTTTTGTACCAAGCCGACGTTCTCTGTTTATAGATCCACAAATTGTTAGTAAATACCCCTATTATCCTGAGTTACTTAAAATAGCTGATAAAGCCATTTTGCGTCCGTCCATTGCTCAATATGCTCAAGCATCAGATATTTTGCAACGTTACCTGAGTGCAGCACTCACAAATCGCATGACTCCTGAAAGCGCAATGCAAGCTGCAGCTAGTGAAACTAGGCAACTACTAAAAGCTAAAGGCTAA